One window of the Branchiostoma lanceolatum isolate klBraLanc5 chromosome 3, klBraLanc5.hap2, whole genome shotgun sequence genome contains the following:
- the LOC136429830 gene encoding nascent polypeptide-associated complex subunit alpha, muscle-specific form-like isoform X6 yields MLFGKIVVIKRNGEDGAHFPLTANSCLFGRTNECDIRIQLPNVSREHCKVDVKDNEEVVLSNLSDINPTILNGKPVTKSVVVQHKDVFTIIDRSFRFEFPPSSKFCVSPSKRKQASPDKSVSSGPLHEIQEAGGKAEVPAGTTPKKEGSPSKRGSENADTKSPGRAKTPKKTPGKSPKAAPEETGTPAAKSPKRATPAKKATPKNSPARSASPKPEEDSSPATSRRASSPLKKSGKKAPPFGSPRQPAVMPLKTSITELRRRSAPLQEALSEESPKTPKTKKATPAKATPAKSASKKRKSSGPSEFESLSKRVSFGPALSPEHFDKKLPPALPLRRGASPMTRRSTGGILAQTPELKKKRFSLAVSPRTTTIAEGEETTPKRAIPRAKSPKAKTPSPKAKTPSPKAKTPVKAATPKGKTPPRARTPSPKAKTPSPKAKTPSPKARSPSPKAKTPKAATPKAKTPTKAATPKSKTPQKARTPSPKAKTPSPRARTPSPKAKTPSPKAKTPKAVTPKAKTPMKASPKAASPRMASPKQVTPKKPAVVKRTPTPARVKMSTPAKEELRRVIAKKALGASPNLARRFPTPVREELTQAVTARAEKLSPKRSTTPVRASPKAASPKTATPAKAATPAKVATPKAATPKAATPKVATPKAATPAKVATPKAATPKVATPKAATPKAATPAKVATPAKVATPKAATPAKVATPKTATPKVATPKAATPKVATSKAATPAKVATPKAVTPRAATPAKVATPKAATPAKVATPAKVATPKSATPAKKTPKKAATPKKTPKKAATPKKTGTPAKRGQKRKLSTPGDDAPAGKRRKQVTVKTPKSARKTPARGTPARKTPARKTPARKTPARKTWADIVKAANKKSTSLAGPVGAKIVKTRTIVQTVASKKLSLAKRKSMLKAPKTPRVGVRTTGHVDSPATIFIRKARTPAAKPLKAATKFRKSGVVKKNTVEAADDSFTGMQEMFTTPSPKAAPKQSSPKKTPVSASKTPMSASKTPVSASKTPEASKTPKSATKTPKSATKTPKSAQKLSVSSLYADLETPNGPGEMYVSPLNTPTPGRGRNSTALAGVARLLKTPKAVSSPVVSPSGLKRLTKTPKTKGAPVKSPAGLKRIMKTPKAKPGKPVESPTGLKRIFHTPKNKSAPLEDLRGLKRLMTTPSQKALDVYEFTDDYTGLPEMFASPVSTTPARKTPAKTPASNKKAPASAKKIASAKKSASPKKATPVKSPAQPAKRGSKRTRVEELSDTAEETIKSPPAKRGRQAKKVTINVPPTPEPAPKKTRKTRATKPAAKQPVEEPVAEVEVVQEAVSPKKSPAKPAKRATRRGKAAAAPETQEEAPAPTRATRGRGKKAAKEVEPEVVVVASPEKVASPAKPATPVQARKTRGGRKAPAKKDVEEAAIKPAPKAASPVKRSRRGAKEAEPEVIEVAASPEKPKRGTKRAAATQEPAAPSPAKKTRATRRGKAAIAEEEKEETPAPASPTKAPAKRGRAARATKKEEVEEPTPVPAKRARTTRAKAEEVVEEAAPPAKKGRATRAKATKASPVKAASPAKTTRTTRKKAVAEEKPATPVKSRSTRGKAAKKPATPTPKKTRAAGKKAAPAKSPTPVKRTLRSRRK; encoded by the exons ATGTTGTTCGGTAAGATCGTGGTGATCAAGCGGAACGGTGAGGACGGGGCGCACTTCCCCCTCACCGCCAACTCGTGTCTGTTCGGGCG AACCAACGAGTGTGATATCAGGATCCAGCTTCCCAACGTTTCCAGGGAACACTGTAAAGTGGACGTGAAAGACAATGAAGAG GTTGTGCTGTCCAACCTAAGTGACATAAACCCCACCATCTTGAATGGCAAGCCTGTCACCAAGTCTGTCGTGGTCCAACACAAGGATGTCTTCACCATCATCGACCGCTCCTTCCGCTTCGAGTTCCCGCCCTCCTCTAAGTTCTGTGTCAGTCCGTCCAAGCGCAAGCAGGCGTCTCCGGACAA gtctgtgaGTTCTGGACCGCTCCATGAGATCCAGGAGGCTGGGGGGAAGGCTGAGGTGCCGGCTGGAACAACCCCAAAGAAAGAGGGCAGCCCAAGTAAAAGAGGTAGTGAAAACG CTGACACCAAGAGCCCTGGTAGAGCCAAGACTCCCAAGAAGACTCCAGGCAAGTCCCCCAAGGCCGCACCTGAAGAGACCGGTACTCCTGCTGCCAAGTCCCCTAAGCGTGCAACGCCTGCCAAGAAAGCAACTCCAAAG AACTCTCCAGCGCGTTCTGCGAGTCCCAAGCCTGAAGAAGACTCGTCCCCTGCCACCAGCCGACGCGCAAGCTCCCCGCTGAAGAAGAGCGGAAAGAAG GCTCCTCCGTTTGGTAGCCCCCGACAACCTGCCGTGATGCCGCTGAAGACTAGCATCACCGAGCTCCGCCGTCGCTCTGCGCCGCTTCAGGAGGCCCTCTCCGAGGAGTCGCCAAAAACTCCAAAGACCA AAAAAGCGACCCCAGCTAAGGCCACACCCGCTAAGTCAGCAAGCAAGAAGAGGAAGTCTTCCGGTCCCTCTGAGTTCGAGTCCCTGTCCAAGCGTGTGTCGTTTGGTCCTGCCCTCAGTCCGGAACACTTTGACAAGAAGCTTCCCCCGGCCCTCCCCTTGCGCCGTGGGGCATCCCCGATGACCAGGCGGTCCACAGGAGGCATTCTCGCTCAAACTCCTGAGTTGAAGAAGAAGCGTTTCTCCTTGGCAGTCAGCCCACGAACCACAACCATAGCAGAGGGAGAAGAGACGACTCCGAAGAGGGCCATCCCACGTGCGAAGAGCCCTAAGGCAAAGACCCCATCTCCGAAGGCTAAAACTCCTTCTCCTAAGGCCAAGACACCTGTGAAGGCTGCCACTCCTAAGGGGAAGACACCTCCCAGGGCAAGGACCCCATCTCCGAAGGCCAAGACCCCATCACCCAAGGCCAAGACACCATCACCTAAGGCCAGGTCCCCATCTCCAAAGGCCAAGACGCCAAAGGCAGCAACTCCGAAGGCCAAGACGCCAACTAAGGCTGCCACACCCAAGAGCAAGACACCTCAAAAGGCCAGGACTCCATCTCCAAAGGCCAAGACACCATCACCCAGGGCCAGGACACCATCACCCAAGGCCAAGACACCATCACCCAAAGCCAAGACGCCCAAGGCAGTCACTCCTAAGGCCAAGACCCCAATGAAGGCAAGTCCCAAGGCAGCCTCTCCCAGGATGGCGTCACCAAAGCAAGTTACCCCCAAGAAGCCTGCTGTGGTTAAAAGGACGCCAACTCCTGCAAGGGTCAAGATGTCCACCCCAGCGAAGGAGGAGCTCAGGAGGGTGATTGCCAAGAAGGCCCTTGGAGCCTCGCCCAACTTGGCTCGTCGGTTCCCCACACCCGTGCGTGAAGAGCTCACGCAAGCTGTCACTGCTCGTGCCGAGAAACTTTCCCCTAAGAGGTCGACTACACCAGTCAGGGCTTCGCCTAAGGCTGCTTCTCCTAAGACAGCTACACCAGCCAAGGCGGCTACACCAGCAAAGGTGGCTACACCCAAAGCCGCTACACCCAAGGCCGCTACACCCAAAGTGGCTACACCCAAGGCCGCTACACCAGCCAAGGTGGCTACACCCAAGGCCGCTACACCCAAGGTGGCTACACCCAAGGCCGCTACACCCAAGGCCGCTACACCGGCCAAGGTGGCTACACCAGCCAAGGTGGCTACACCTAAGGCCGCTACACCGGCAAAGGTGGCTACACCCAAGACCGCTACACCCAAGGTGGCTACACCCAAGGCCGCTACACCCAAGGTGGCTACATCCAAGGCCGCTACACCGGCTAAGGTGGCTACACCCAAGGCCGTTACACCCAGGGCTGCTACACCAGCTAAGGTGGCTACACCCAAGGCCGCTACACCGGCCAAG GTGGCTACACCAGCAAAGGTGGCTACACCCAAGTCTGCTACTCCAGCAAAGAAGACTCCCAAGAAAGCAGCAACCCCCAAGAAGACACCCAAGAAGGCAGCAACTCCTAAGAAGACTGGGACCCCAGCAAAGCGTGGCCAAAAGAGGAAATTGAGCACCCCGGGTGATGATGCCCCAGCTGGAAAGCGCAGGAAG CAAGTAACAGTGAAGACTCCAAAGAGCGCCCGCAAGACCCCGGCACGTGGTACTCCGGCCCGCAAGACACCTGCTCGCAAGACTCCAGCCCGCAAGACACCGGCAAGGAAGACCTGGGCAGACATTGTCAAGGCAGCCAACAAGAAG TCTACTTCCCTGGCCGGACCTGTAGGGGCCAAGATTGTGAAGACAAGGACAATCGTCCAAACAGTCGCCAGCAAGAAGCTGTCACTTGCCAAGCGCAAGAGCATGTTGAAGGCTCCCAAG ACCCCAAGGGTGGGCGTGAGGACTACAGGGCATGTCGACTCCCCAGCGACCATCTTTATCCGCAAGGCCAGGACTCCAGCAGCTAAGCCGCTGAAAGCTGCCACCAAGTTCCGCAAGTCTGGCGTTGTCAAGAAGAACACGGTGGAGGCTGCTGACGACAGCTTCACGGGCATGCAGGAGATGTTCACCACTCCCTCACCCAAGGCTGCACCCAAGCAGAGCTCTCCTAAGAAGACCCCCGTGTCTGCTTCCAAGACCCCCATGTCTGCTTCCAAGACCCCTGTGTCTGCTTCCAAGACCCCCGAGGCTTCCAAGACCCCCAAGTCTGCTACCAAGACTCCAAAGTCTGCTACCAAGACTCCAAAGTCAGCCCAAAAGTTGAGTGTGTCCAGCCTGTATGCCGATCTTGAGACCCCAAACGGCCCTGGGGAGATGTACGTGTCCCCCCTCAACACCCCCACTCCAGGCCGTGGCAGGAACAGCACAGCCCTCGCCGGTGTTGCCCGTCTGCTTAAGACACCAAAAGCAGTCAGCTCCCCTGTCGTCAGTCCATCAGGCCTCAAAAGGCTCACCAAGACCCCCAAGACCAAGGGTGCTCCTGTCAAAAGCCCTGCTGGTCTCAAGCGTATCATGAAGACCCCGAAAGCAAAGCCTGGCAAACCAGTGGAGAGTCCCACAGGGCTGAAGCGTATCTTCCACACTCCAAAGAACAAGTCAGCTCCGTTAGAAGACCTGCGTGGCCTCAAAAGGCTGATGACAACTCCAAGTCAAAAGGCACTGGATGTCTACGAGTTCACTGATGACTACACCGGGCTCCCAGAGATGTTCGCCTCCCCTGTCTCTACTACACCTGCAAGGAAGACACCAGCCAAAACCCCAGCAAGTAATAAGAAGGCCCCAGCCAGCGCCAAGAAGATTGCGAGCGCAAAGAAGTCTGCTAGCCCCAAGAAGGCAACTCCAGTCAAATCACCTGCACAGCCAGCTAAACGTGGAAGCAAGCGGACCCGTGTCGAGGAATTGTCTGACACAGCAGAAGAAACCATCAAGTCGCCACCTGCGAAGCGTGGCCGTCAGGCCAAGAAGGTCACTATCAATGTACCACCAACTCCCGAACCAGCTCCCAAGAAGACAAGGAAGACCAGGGCTACCAAACCAGCCGCAAAACAACCTGTGGAGGAGCCGGTGGCTGAGGTGGAAGTCGTCCAAGAGGCTGTCAGCCCAAAGAAGTCGCCTGCAAAGCCAGCCAAGCGGGCGACTCGTAGGGGCAAAGCAGCAGCAGCACCAGAGACCCAAGAGGAAGCTCCAGCACCTACCCGCGCGACTCGCGGTCGTGGCAAAAAGGCGGCCAAAGAAGTGGAACCAGAAGTGGTGGTGGTTGCCAGTCCAGAGAAGGTGGCCTCACCTGCAAAACCTGCCACACCTGTGCAGGCCAGGAAGACAAGGGGAGGTAGGAAAGCACCTGCTAAGAAGGATGTTGAGGAGGCTGCCATCAAACCTGCACCCAAGGCTGCCTCGCCTGTAAAACGCTCCAGGCGTGGAGCCAAAGAAGCAGAACCAGAGGTCATCGAGGTCGCCGCTTCTCCAGAGAAACCCAAGAGAGGAACCAAGAGGGCAGCAGCAACTCAGGAACCTGCAGCACCTTCTCCTGCCAAGAAGACACGTGCTACAAGACGTGGAAAGGCAGCTATCGCCgaggaagagaaggaggaaACACCAGCACCTGCCTCTCCTACAAAGGCTCCAGCAAAGCGAGGCAGGGCCGCGAGGGCTACAAAGAAAGAAGAGGTCGAAGAACCCACCCCAGTACCTGCCAAAAGGGCCCGCACCACTAGGGCTAAAGCAGAAGAAGTAGTTGAGGAAGCTGCACCACCTGCCAAGAAGGGTCGTGCAACCAGGGCAAAGGCGACTAAAGCATCCCCGGTGAAGGCAGCGTCTCCAGCCAAGACCACCCGCACCACCAGGAAGAAGGCAGTAGCTGAGGAGAAGCCAGCCACTCCGGTCAAGTCTAGAAGTACGCGGGGAAAGGCCGCCAAAAAACCAGCCACTCCAACACCCAAGAAAACCAGGGCAGCGGGgaagaaggcagcgcctgccaagtCTCCGACACCAGTAAAGAGGACCCTCAGGTCTAGAAGGAAGTGA
- the LOC136429830 gene encoding nucleolar protein dao-5-like isoform X19 yields the protein MLFGKIVVIKRNGEDGAHFPLTANSCLFGRTNECDIRIQLPNVSREHCKVDVKDNEEVVLSNLSDINPTILNGKPVTKSVVVQHKDVFTIIDRSFRFEFPPSSKFCVSPSKRKQASPDKSVSSGPLHEIQEAGGKAEVPAGTTPKKEGSPSKRGSENADTKSPGRAKTPKKTPGKSPKAAPEETGTPAAKSPKRATPAKKATPKNSPARSASPKPEEDSSPATSRRASSPLKKSGKKAPPFGSPRQPAVMPLKTSITELRRRSAPLQEALSEESPKTPKTKKATPAKATPAKSASKKRKSSGPSEFESLSKRVSFGPALSPEHFDKKLPPALPLRRGASPMTRRSTGGILAQTPELKKKRFSLAVSPRTTTIAEGEETTPKRAIPRAKSPKAKTPSPKAKTPSPKAKTPVKAATPKGKTPPRARTPSPKAKTPSPKAKTPSPKARSPSPKAKTPKAATPKAKTPTKAATPKSKTPQKARTPSPKAKTPSPRARTPSPKAKTPSPKAKTPKAVTPKAKTPMKASPKAASPRMASPKQVTPKKPAVVKRTPTPARVKMSTPAKEELRRVIAKKALGASPNLARRFPTPVREELTQAVTARAEKLSPKRSTTPVRASPKAASPKTATPAKAATPAKVATPKAATPKAATPKVATPKAATPAKVATPKAATPKVATPKSATPAKKTPKKAATPKKTPKKAATPKKTGTPAKRGQKRKLSTPGDDAPAGKRRKQVTVKTPKSARKTPARGTPARKTPARKTPARKTPARKTWADIVKAANKKSTSLAGPVGAKIVKTRTIVQTVASKKLSLAKRKSMLKAPKTPRVGVRTTGHVDSPATIFIRKARTPAAKPLKAATKFRKSGVVKKNTVEAADDSFTGMQEMFTTPSPKAAPKQSSPKKTPVSASKTPMSASKTPVSASKTPEASKTPKSATKTPKSATKTPKSAQKLSVSSLYADLETPNGPGEMYVSPLNTPTPGRGRNSTALAGVARLLKTPKAVSSPVVSPSGLKRLTKTPKTKGAPVKSPAGLKRIMKTPKAKPGKPVESPTGLKRIFHTPKNKSAPLEDLRGLKRLMTTPSQKALDVYEFTDDYTGLPEMFASPVSTTPARKTPAKTPASNKKAPASAKKIASAKKSASPKKATPVKSPAQPAKRGSKRTRVEELSDTAEETIKSPPAKRGRQAKKVTINVPPTPEPAPKKTRKTRATKPAAKQPVEEPVAEVEVVQEAVSPKKSPAKPAKRATRRGKAAAAPETQEEAPAPTRATRGRGKKAAKEVEPEVVVVASPEKVASPAKPATPVQARKTRGGRKAPAKKDVEEAAIKPAPKAASPVKRSRRGAKEAEPEVIEVAASPEKPKRGTKRAAATQEPAAPSPAKKTRATRRGKAAIAEEEKEETPAPASPTKAPAKRGRAARATKKEEVEEPTPVPAKRARTTRAKAEEVVEEAAPPAKKGRATRAKATKASPVKAASPAKTTRTTRKKAVAEEKPATPVKSRSTRGKAAKKPATPTPKKTRAAGKKAAPAKSPTPVKRTLRSRRK from the exons ATGTTGTTCGGTAAGATCGTGGTGATCAAGCGGAACGGTGAGGACGGGGCGCACTTCCCCCTCACCGCCAACTCGTGTCTGTTCGGGCG AACCAACGAGTGTGATATCAGGATCCAGCTTCCCAACGTTTCCAGGGAACACTGTAAAGTGGACGTGAAAGACAATGAAGAG GTTGTGCTGTCCAACCTAAGTGACATAAACCCCACCATCTTGAATGGCAAGCCTGTCACCAAGTCTGTCGTGGTCCAACACAAGGATGTCTTCACCATCATCGACCGCTCCTTCCGCTTCGAGTTCCCGCCCTCCTCTAAGTTCTGTGTCAGTCCGTCCAAGCGCAAGCAGGCGTCTCCGGACAA gtctgtgaGTTCTGGACCGCTCCATGAGATCCAGGAGGCTGGGGGGAAGGCTGAGGTGCCGGCTGGAACAACCCCAAAGAAAGAGGGCAGCCCAAGTAAAAGAGGTAGTGAAAACG CTGACACCAAGAGCCCTGGTAGAGCCAAGACTCCCAAGAAGACTCCAGGCAAGTCCCCCAAGGCCGCACCTGAAGAGACCGGTACTCCTGCTGCCAAGTCCCCTAAGCGTGCAACGCCTGCCAAGAAAGCAACTCCAAAG AACTCTCCAGCGCGTTCTGCGAGTCCCAAGCCTGAAGAAGACTCGTCCCCTGCCACCAGCCGACGCGCAAGCTCCCCGCTGAAGAAGAGCGGAAAGAAG GCTCCTCCGTTTGGTAGCCCCCGACAACCTGCCGTGATGCCGCTGAAGACTAGCATCACCGAGCTCCGCCGTCGCTCTGCGCCGCTTCAGGAGGCCCTCTCCGAGGAGTCGCCAAAAACTCCAAAGACCA AAAAAGCGACCCCAGCTAAGGCCACACCCGCTAAGTCAGCAAGCAAGAAGAGGAAGTCTTCCGGTCCCTCTGAGTTCGAGTCCCTGTCCAAGCGTGTGTCGTTTGGTCCTGCCCTCAGTCCGGAACACTTTGACAAGAAGCTTCCCCCGGCCCTCCCCTTGCGCCGTGGGGCATCCCCGATGACCAGGCGGTCCACAGGAGGCATTCTCGCTCAAACTCCTGAGTTGAAGAAGAAGCGTTTCTCCTTGGCAGTCAGCCCACGAACCACAACCATAGCAGAGGGAGAAGAGACGACTCCGAAGAGGGCCATCCCACGTGCGAAGAGCCCTAAGGCAAAGACCCCATCTCCGAAGGCTAAAACTCCTTCTCCTAAGGCCAAGACACCTGTGAAGGCTGCCACTCCTAAGGGGAAGACACCTCCCAGGGCAAGGACCCCATCTCCGAAGGCCAAGACCCCATCACCCAAGGCCAAGACACCATCACCTAAGGCCAGGTCCCCATCTCCAAAGGCCAAGACGCCAAAGGCAGCAACTCCGAAGGCCAAGACGCCAACTAAGGCTGCCACACCCAAGAGCAAGACACCTCAAAAGGCCAGGACTCCATCTCCAAAGGCCAAGACACCATCACCCAGGGCCAGGACACCATCACCCAAGGCCAAGACACCATCACCCAAAGCCAAGACGCCCAAGGCAGTCACTCCTAAGGCCAAGACCCCAATGAAGGCAAGTCCCAAGGCAGCCTCTCCCAGGATGGCGTCACCAAAGCAAGTTACCCCCAAGAAGCCTGCTGTGGTTAAAAGGACGCCAACTCCTGCAAGGGTCAAGATGTCCACCCCAGCGAAGGAGGAGCTCAGGAGGGTGATTGCCAAGAAGGCCCTTGGAGCCTCGCCCAACTTGGCTCGTCGGTTCCCCACACCCGTGCGTGAAGAGCTCACGCAAGCTGTCACTGCTCGTGCCGAGAAACTTTCCCCTAAGAGGTCGACTACACCAGTCAGGGCTTCGCCTAAGGCTGCTTCTCCTAAGACAGCTACACCAGCCAAGGCGGCTACACCAGCAAAGGTGGCTACACCCAAAGCCGCTACACCCAAGGCCGCTACACCCAAAGTGGCTACACCCAAGGCCGCTACACCAGCCAAGGTGGCTACACCCAAGGCCGCTACACCCAAG GTGGCTACACCCAAGTCTGCTACTCCAGCAAAGAAGACTCCCAAGAAAGCAGCAACCCCCAAGAAGACACCCAAGAAGGCAGCAACTCCTAAGAAGACTGGGACCCCAGCAAAGCGTGGCCAAAAGAGGAAATTGAGCACCCCGGGTGATGATGCCCCAGCTGGAAAGCGCAGGAAG CAAGTAACAGTGAAGACTCCAAAGAGCGCCCGCAAGACCCCGGCACGTGGTACTCCGGCCCGCAAGACACCTGCTCGCAAGACTCCAGCCCGCAAGACACCGGCAAGGAAGACCTGGGCAGACATTGTCAAGGCAGCCAACAAGAAG TCTACTTCCCTGGCCGGACCTGTAGGGGCCAAGATTGTGAAGACAAGGACAATCGTCCAAACAGTCGCCAGCAAGAAGCTGTCACTTGCCAAGCGCAAGAGCATGTTGAAGGCTCCCAAG ACCCCAAGGGTGGGCGTGAGGACTACAGGGCATGTCGACTCCCCAGCGACCATCTTTATCCGCAAGGCCAGGACTCCAGCAGCTAAGCCGCTGAAAGCTGCCACCAAGTTCCGCAAGTCTGGCGTTGTCAAGAAGAACACGGTGGAGGCTGCTGACGACAGCTTCACGGGCATGCAGGAGATGTTCACCACTCCCTCACCCAAGGCTGCACCCAAGCAGAGCTCTCCTAAGAAGACCCCCGTGTCTGCTTCCAAGACCCCCATGTCTGCTTCCAAGACCCCTGTGTCTGCTTCCAAGACCCCCGAGGCTTCCAAGACCCCCAAGTCTGCTACCAAGACTCCAAAGTCTGCTACCAAGACTCCAAAGTCAGCCCAAAAGTTGAGTGTGTCCAGCCTGTATGCCGATCTTGAGACCCCAAACGGCCCTGGGGAGATGTACGTGTCCCCCCTCAACACCCCCACTCCAGGCCGTGGCAGGAACAGCACAGCCCTCGCCGGTGTTGCCCGTCTGCTTAAGACACCAAAAGCAGTCAGCTCCCCTGTCGTCAGTCCATCAGGCCTCAAAAGGCTCACCAAGACCCCCAAGACCAAGGGTGCTCCTGTCAAAAGCCCTGCTGGTCTCAAGCGTATCATGAAGACCCCGAAAGCAAAGCCTGGCAAACCAGTGGAGAGTCCCACAGGGCTGAAGCGTATCTTCCACACTCCAAAGAACAAGTCAGCTCCGTTAGAAGACCTGCGTGGCCTCAAAAGGCTGATGACAACTCCAAGTCAAAAGGCACTGGATGTCTACGAGTTCACTGATGACTACACCGGGCTCCCAGAGATGTTCGCCTCCCCTGTCTCTACTACACCTGCAAGGAAGACACCAGCCAAAACCCCAGCAAGTAATAAGAAGGCCCCAGCCAGCGCCAAGAAGATTGCGAGCGCAAAGAAGTCTGCTAGCCCCAAGAAGGCAACTCCAGTCAAATCACCTGCACAGCCAGCTAAACGTGGAAGCAAGCGGACCCGTGTCGAGGAATTGTCTGACACAGCAGAAGAAACCATCAAGTCGCCACCTGCGAAGCGTGGCCGTCAGGCCAAGAAGGTCACTATCAATGTACCACCAACTCCCGAACCAGCTCCCAAGAAGACAAGGAAGACCAGGGCTACCAAACCAGCCGCAAAACAACCTGTGGAGGAGCCGGTGGCTGAGGTGGAAGTCGTCCAAGAGGCTGTCAGCCCAAAGAAGTCGCCTGCAAAGCCAGCCAAGCGGGCGACTCGTAGGGGCAAAGCAGCAGCAGCACCAGAGACCCAAGAGGAAGCTCCAGCACCTACCCGCGCGACTCGCGGTCGTGGCAAAAAGGCGGCCAAAGAAGTGGAACCAGAAGTGGTGGTGGTTGCCAGTCCAGAGAAGGTGGCCTCACCTGCAAAACCTGCCACACCTGTGCAGGCCAGGAAGACAAGGGGAGGTAGGAAAGCACCTGCTAAGAAGGATGTTGAGGAGGCTGCCATCAAACCTGCACCCAAGGCTGCCTCGCCTGTAAAACGCTCCAGGCGTGGAGCCAAAGAAGCAGAACCAGAGGTCATCGAGGTCGCCGCTTCTCCAGAGAAACCCAAGAGAGGAACCAAGAGGGCAGCAGCAACTCAGGAACCTGCAGCACCTTCTCCTGCCAAGAAGACACGTGCTACAAGACGTGGAAAGGCAGCTATCGCCgaggaagagaaggaggaaACACCAGCACCTGCCTCTCCTACAAAGGCTCCAGCAAAGCGAGGCAGGGCCGCGAGGGCTACAAAGAAAGAAGAGGTCGAAGAACCCACCCCAGTACCTGCCAAAAGGGCCCGCACCACTAGGGCTAAAGCAGAAGAAGTAGTTGAGGAAGCTGCACCACCTGCCAAGAAGGGTCGTGCAACCAGGGCAAAGGCGACTAAAGCATCCCCGGTGAAGGCAGCGTCTCCAGCCAAGACCACCCGCACCACCAGGAAGAAGGCAGTAGCTGAGGAGAAGCCAGCCACTCCGGTCAAGTCTAGAAGTACGCGGGGAAAGGCCGCCAAAAAACCAGCCACTCCAACACCCAAGAAAACCAGGGCAGCGGGgaagaaggcagcgcctgccaagtCTCCGACACCAGTAAAGAGGACCCTCAGGTCTAGAAGGAAGTGA